The proteins below are encoded in one region of Juglans microcarpa x Juglans regia isolate MS1-56 chromosome 4D, Jm3101_v1.0, whole genome shotgun sequence:
- the LOC121259923 gene encoding uncharacterized protein At1g76660 codes for MGSEQNRFPQQERRKTWGGCLGALSCFGTQKGGKRIVPASRIPEGNAAATQTNGPQVGGLTNQATALAPSLLAPPSSPASFTNSALPSTAQSPSCFLSLSANSPGGPSSTMFATGPYAHETQLVSPPVFSTFTTEPSTAPLTPPPEAHLTTPSSPDVPYAQIHMDLKSTEKTKYIAANDLQATYSLYPGSPASSLRSPISRTSGDCLSSSFPERDFASQWDPSISPQNGKYSRNGSNRQFGHETNGVSMASQDSNFFCPATFAQFYLDHNPPFPHTGGRLSVSKESDVYSSSGNGHQNRHNKSPKQDVEELEAYRASFGFSADEIITTPQYVEISDVMEDSFTMTPFTSNNPPMEEDIEPASVIEGLKAQKTQTNLLSPKGLKSGSNTVNDSGCRDVPAYCNGHGDNISWRKSGNVSGSSTPGNDTLTDEEDIFSKMELSKSNRKYHLGLSCSDAEVDYRRGRSLREGRGDFAWRD; via the exons atgggtTCGGAGCAGAATAGATTCCCTCAGCAGGAACGG CGAAAGACATGGGGAGGATGTTTGGGTGCATTATCTTGTTTTGGCACGCAGAAAGGTGGAAAGCGCATTGTACCTGCATCTCGGATTCCTGAGGGGAATGCAGCAGCTACCCAGACAAATGGCCCTCAAGTAGGTGGGTTGACCAATCAAGCTACTGCACTAGCTCCATCTCTTCTTGCTCCGCCTTCATCACCAGCATCCTTTACAAATTCTGCACTCCCTTCAACGGCTCAATCGCCAAGCTGTTTCTTGTCATTATCTGCCAACTCACCTGGAGGTCCTTCATCCACAATGTTTGCCACTGGGCCATATGCTCATGAAACTCAGCTTGTTTCTCCTCCTGTTTTTTCAACCTTTACAACTGAGCCATCTACTGCTCCCCTCACTCCTCCCCCAGAGGCTCACCTTACTACTCCCTCATCCCCTGATGTGCCTTATGCTCAGATCCACATGGATCTGAAAAGCACTGAAAAAACTAAATACATCGCTGCGAACGATCTTCAAGCAACATATTCGCTCTATCCAGGAAGTCCAGCTAGTAGTCTCAGATCACCAATTTCAAGGACCTCAGGTGACTGtttatcatcttcttttccTGAGCGGGACTTTGCCTCACAATGGGATCCTTCAATTTCTCCCCAAAATGGAAAATATTCAAGGAATGGTTCCAACAGGCAATTTGGGCATGAAACAAATGGTGTCTCCATGGCATCTCAAGATTCTAATTTCTTCTGCCCTGCTACTTTTGCCCAATTCTATCTGGATCATAATCCACCGTTTCCTCATACTGGTGGGAGATTAAGTGTGTCCAAGGAGTCGGATGTTTACTCCTCTAGTGGAAATGGACATCAGAACCGGCACAATAAAAGTCCCAAGCAAGATGTGGAAGAATTAGAAGCGTACAGAGCATCCTTTGGGTTCAGTGCAGATGAAATTATCACTACCCCTCAGTATGTGGAGATTTCTGATGTAATGGAGGACTCATTTACCATGACTCCTTTTACCTCTAATAATCCACCCATGGAAGAAGATATAGAACCTGCATCAGTAATTGAAGGACTGAAGGCTCAGAAAACGCAGACAAACTTGCTTAGTCCAAAAGGCCTTAAGTCAGGATCAAATACTGTTAATGACAGTGGATGCCGTGATGTGCCCGCTTACTGCAATGGTCATGGAG ATAACATATCGTGGAGAAAATCTGGGAATGTCTCTGGATCCAGCACGCCTGGTAATGATACTCTGACTGATGAAGAGGACATTTTTTCAAAGATGGAGTTATCCAAAAGCAATAGGAAGTACCATCTGGGTTTGTCTTGCTCTGATGCAGAAGTTGACTATAGGAGAGGAAGAAGCTTAAGAGAAGGCAGAGGAGATTTTGCATGGCGTGACTAA
- the LOC121259922 gene encoding histone-lysine N-methyltransferase ATXR7 isoform X2, producing the protein MVSSTALRHELDPNFFCRKRLKVSDFEYQDQDAHICLGNHVDTASSMQHAAEGCSSHGCEDPNHVSSSCCNFDEKCTSCSTTEMSCQSNGNGGEIPQSCNSGGTSYLEKSYSAYGTPAFVSGWMYVNEQGQMCGPYIKEQLYEGLSTGFLPDELHVYPVVNGALINSVPLKYFKQFPDHIATGFAYLSLGIPSTTTPMNCITSGPTVYSELQSVFQLPANSSYNSNQSNQLTLNLDAVNSTYQLPSGDESCWLYADDEGRKHGPHSLLELHSWHRYGYLPDSLMIYHMENKFKPLRLLSIMNTWNTGGYNIGSTSVSESNETGSLQCFISEISEGVSSQLHSSIMKAARRVVLDEIISNIIGEFVTTRKAERRLKHESVNHAAQSFPLKSATSEISGERKDCAAFACDAAVSTTIADQTCISKISAQPLAKTRSVGSVENFWGSYAVVCGMLFDYCMEVMWNAVFYDTVAEHSSAWRKRKLWSGYPKFKIPGGELGDCGEKSERLPDEKLLPWKESACDVDCPPGFEVVAMVTDDHAQSSSTMSSLALVGGNSLAENNLLYTDHMNANMTSVLECVERELHFSAKESLEEYLESLVEEELRKYFNPVENDNLNENDVASPIQCPRPSDYDSSHMGDELRTSANETSGNDPSQAAKPMNQCLSESCMSNLLASVFKDLCTDIDNIVDYEEMNEPPTPGFEDNPKIPAPLTIHKFRPSRSDEFTPMIGDYVAMALCRQKLHGDVLREWKSLFLDVCLHQFITSWRASKKPYEPDANEEREFNASKERSGNPPTLVGKHIHEAGTLNVSQAIGNYTYYRKKKLSKKKLGSASFCLTPTNIGTSNQSVEKSRKHAAGDVSKTLEVQTAAISTKRLVPNKRRTKSVLVNGSLPSDRSSTKNAGSQKELKVAHTIQNNKVSRDAAVKPSRDRASSLSKNHNDIEKVVESNIHDVAIRKESTKVLNIKRKHITDNAPSSRPTKVSKVADGPSKQAACGKFAVKKTKSAKSRALKTYPRSDGCARSSINGWEWHRWSLSASPAERARARGVQFIHSKYFGSEINASQWSNVKGLSARTNRVKVRNLLAAVEGADLLKATQLKARKKRLRFQRSNIHDWGLVALEPIEADDFVIEYVGELIRPRISDIRERHYEKMGIGSSYLFRLDDGYVVDATKRGGIARFINHSCEPNCYTKVITVEGQKKIFIYAKRHIAAGEEITYNYKFPLEEKKIPCHCGSRKCRGSLN; encoded by the exons ATGGTTTCCTCAACAGCCCTTCGTCATGAACTCGACCCTAATTTTTTCTGCAGAAAACGGCTGAAGGTTTCGGATTTCGAATACCAAGATCAAGATGCACATATATGTCTAGGAAATCATGTTGATACTGCCTCGTCCATGCAGCATGCTGCTGAAGGATGCTCTTCTCATGG GTGTGAGGACCCCAACCACGTTTCTTCATCTTGCTGCAATTTCGATGAAAAATGTACTTCATGTTCTACAACGGAGATGAGCTGCCAATCTAATGGCAATGGTGGCGAGATTCCGCAGTCATGTAATAGTGGGGGTACTTCATACCTGGAGAAGAGTTACTCTGCGTATGGTACACCTGCTTTTGTGAGTGGTTGGATGTATGTTAATGAACAAGGGCAAATGTGTGGTCCTTATATTAAGGAACAGTTATATGAGGGTTTATCTACTGGTTTCTTGCCTGATGAGCTTCATGTGTATCCTGTGGTAAATGGGGCATTGATAAACTCTGTACCGTTGAAGTATTTCAAGCAGTTTCCTGACCATATCGCCACTGGTTTTGCGTATCTGAGCTTGGGCATCCCAAGCACAACCACTCCAATGAATTGTATTACCTCTGGCCCTACTGTTTATTCGGAGTTGCAGTCAGTTTTCCAATTACCTGCCAACAGCAGTTATAACTCAAATCAGTCAAATCAGCTGACGTTAAACCTTGATGCAGTTAATTCTACATATCAGCTACCG TCAGGAGATGAATCTTGTTGGTTGTATGCGGACGATGAGGGGAGGAAACATGGACCACATTCTCTTTTAGAACTACATTCTTGGCATCGCTATGGATATCTCCCAGACTCATTAATG ATTTATCATATGGAAAATAAGTTTAAACCCTTAAGGTTGCTATCTATTATGAACACATGGAATACTGGTGGCTATAATATTGGCTCCACATCTGTTTCCGAAAGCAACGAGACTGGCTCTTTGCAATGCTTCATTTCTGAAATTTCTGAAGGAGTATCTTCCCAACTGCACTCAAGCATTATGAAAGCAGCTCGTAGAGTTGTGTTAGACGAAATCATCAGCAATATTATTGGAGAGTTTGTTACTACAAGGAAAGCTGAAAGAAGACTGAAGCATGAATCAGTTAATCATGCTGCCCAAAGTTTCCCTTTGAAAAGCGCAACG TCTGAAATTTCTGGGGAAAGGAAGGATTGCGCTGCCTTTGCATGTGACGCTGCGGTCTCCACTACTATTGCTGACCAGACATGTATTAGTAAAATTTCAGCACAACCTCTCGCAAAAACTAGATCTGTTGGGAGCGTTGAAAATTTTTGGGGTTCTTACGCTGTTGTTTGTGGAATGCTCTTTGATTATTGCATGGAAGTCATGTGGAATGCTGTGTTTTATGATACTGTAGCAGAACACTCCTCTGCCTGGAGAAAGAGAAAACTTTGGTCAGGCTATCCGAAATTTAAGATACCTGGTGGTGAACTTGGGGATTGTGGAGAGAAGTCCGAAAGACTACCTGATGAAAAG TTGCTGCCCTGGAAAGAATCTGCTTGTGATGTTGATTGCCCTCCTGGTTTTGAAGTGGTGGCAATGGTTACAGATGATCATGCCCAGTCATCATCTACCATGTCCTCATTGGCTCTTGTGGGGGGAAATTCATTGGCAGAGAATAACCTGCTATACACTGACCATATGAATGCAAACATGACATCTGTTTTAGAATGTGTAGAACGTGAGCTTCATTTTTCTGCGAAGGAATCTTTGGAGGAGTATCTTGAAAGTCTTGTTGAGGAGGAATTGAGGAAATACTTCAACCCTGTTGAGAATGACAATCTGAATGAG AATGATGTTGCTTCTCCTATTCAGTGCCCTCGTCCAAGCGACTATGATTCTTCACACATGGGTGATGAACTAAGAACTAGTGCAAATGAAACATCTGGCAATGATCCATCACAGGCAGCTAAACCCATGAATCAGTGTTTGTCTGAAAGTTGTATGTCTAATTTGTTGGCTAGTGTGTTTAAGGATTTGTGCACGGACATTGACAATATAGTTGATTATGAAGAAATGAACGAGCCACCAACCCCCGGATTTGAAGATAATCCAAAGATTCCTGCTCCATTGACTATTCATAAGTTTCGACCCTCAAGGTCAGATGAGTTTACCCCTATGATTGGAGATTATGTTGCAATGGCACTGTGCCGGCAGAAGTTGCATGGTGACGTTCTTAGAGAATGGAAATCCTTGTTCCTTGATGTTTGTCTTCATCAGTTTATTACATCGTGGCGTGCTTCAAAGAAACCCTATGAACCTGATGCCAATGAG GAAAGAGAATTTAATGCAAGTAAAGAACGTTCTGGAAATCCTCCTACTTTAGTTGGCAAGCACATTCATGAAGCAGGTACTCTGAATGTATCCCAGGCGATTGGTAACTATACATATTACCGCAAGAAAAAGTTGTCGAAGAAAAAATTGGGATCTGCTTCTTTCTGTCTGACTCCAACTAATATTGGAACAAGTAATCAATCTGTGGAAAAGTCTAGGAAACATGCTGCTGGTGATGTATCTAAGACTCTGGAAGTTCAAACTGCTGCCATTAGTACTAAAAGACTGGTACCAAATAAAAGACGGACGAAGTCAGTCCTTGTTAATGGTAGTTTGCCCAGTGATCGGTCATCGACCAAGAATGCAGGTAGCCAGAAAGAACTGAAGGTTGCTCATACAATTCAGA ATAACAAGGTCTCGAGAGATGCTGCTGTTAAACCTAGCAGGGATAGAGCTTCGTCCTTATCTAAGAATCATAATGATATTGAGAAGGTCGTTGAGAGCAACATCCATGATGTTGCAATTCGAAAAGAAT CAACTAAAgtgttaaatataaaaagaaagcatataaCAGACAATGCGCCATCGTCACGTCCAACTAAGGTTTCAAAAGTAGCTGATGGTCCTTCCAAACAAGCAGCATGTGGAAAGTTTGCTGTGAAAAAGACGAAGTCCGCTAAATCAAGGGCACTAAAGACCTACCCTAGATCTGATGGTTGTGCTCGGTCATCAATCAATGGCTGGGAATGGCATAGATGGTCCCTGAGTGCAAGCCCTGCTGAAAGAGCTCGAGCGAGAGGTGTTCAGTTTATTCATTCCAAGTATTTTGGTTCTGAGATAAATGCTTCTCAGTGGTCAAATGTCAAGGGTCTTTCGGCAAGAACAAACAGGGTGAAGGTTCGCAATCTTCTCGCTGCTGTGGAGGGTGCTGACCTTTTGAAAGCTACTCAATTAAAG GCAAGGAAGAAGCGCCTACGTTTCCAACGGAGCAATATACATGATTGGGGTCTTGTTGCTCTAGAGCCAATTGAGGCAGATGACTTTGTCATTGAATATGTTGGAGAGCTAATTCGTCCCAGG ATATCTGATATACGGGAACGCCATTACGAGAAGATGGGAATTGGCAGCAGTTATCTTTTTAGACTTGACGATGGCTATGTG GTCGATGCTACAAAGCGTGGCGGAATTGCtagatttataaaccattcATGTGAG CCTAACTGCTACACCAAGGTTATAACTGTTGAAGGACAAAAAAAGATCTTCATTTATGCAAAACGGCATATAGCTGCTGGTGAAGAAATTACTTACAATTACAAGTTTCCTTTGGAGGAGAAAAAGATCCCCTGCCACTGCGGTTCTAGGAA GTGTCGTGGATCATTGAATTAA
- the LOC121259922 gene encoding histone-lysine N-methyltransferase ATXR7 isoform X1, protein MVSSTALRHELDPNFFCRKRLKVSDFEYQDQDAHICLGNHVDTASSMQHAAEGCSSHGCEDPNHVSSSCCNFDEKCTSCSTTEMSCQSNGNGGEIPQSCNSGGTSYLEKSYSAYGTPAFVSGWMYVNEQGQMCGPYIKEQLYEGLSTGFLPDELHVYPVVNGALINSVPLKYFKQFPDHIATGFAYLSLGIPSTTTPMNCITSGPTVYSELQSVFQLPANSSYNSNQSNQLTLNLDAVNSTYQLPSGDESCWLYADDEGRKHGPHSLLELHSWHRYGYLPDSLMIYHMENKFKPLRLLSIMNTWNTGGYNIGSTSVSESNETGSLQCFISEISEGVSSQLHSSIMKAARRVVLDEIISNIIGEFVTTRKAERRLKHESVNHAAQSFPLKSATSEISGERKDCAAFACDAAVSTTIADQTCISKISAQPLAKTRSVGSVENFWGSYAVVCGMLFDYCMEVMWNAVFYDTVAEHSSAWRKRKLWSGYPKFKIPGGELGDCGEKSERLPDEKLLPWKESACDVDCPPGFEVVAMVTDDHAQSSSTMSSLALVGGNSLAENNLLYTDHMNANMTSVLECVERELHFSAKESLEEYLESLVEEELRKYFNPVENDNLNENDVASPIQCPRPSDYDSSHMGDELRTSANETSGNDPSQAAKPMNQCLSESCMSNLLASVFKDLCTDIDNIVDYEEMNEPPTPGFEDNPKIPAPLTIHKFRPSRSDEFTPMIGDYVAMALCRQKLHGDVLREWKSLFLDVCLHQFITSWRASKKPYEPDANEEREFNASKERSGNPPTLVGKHIHEAGTLNVSQAIGNYTYYRKKKLSKKKLGSASFCLTPTNIGTSNQSVEKSRKHAAGDVSKTLEVQTAAISTKRLVPNKRRTKSVLVNGSLPSDRSSTKNAGSQKELKVAHTIQNNKVSRDAAVKPSRDRASSLSKNHNDIEKVVESNIHDVAIRKECNATKVLNIKRKHITDNAPSSRPTKVSKVADGPSKQAACGKFAVKKTKSAKSRALKTYPRSDGCARSSINGWEWHRWSLSASPAERARARGVQFIHSKYFGSEINASQWSNVKGLSARTNRVKVRNLLAAVEGADLLKATQLKARKKRLRFQRSNIHDWGLVALEPIEADDFVIEYVGELIRPRISDIRERHYEKMGIGSSYLFRLDDGYVVDATKRGGIARFINHSCEPNCYTKVITVEGQKKIFIYAKRHIAAGEEITYNYKFPLEEKKIPCHCGSRKCRGSLN, encoded by the exons ATGGTTTCCTCAACAGCCCTTCGTCATGAACTCGACCCTAATTTTTTCTGCAGAAAACGGCTGAAGGTTTCGGATTTCGAATACCAAGATCAAGATGCACATATATGTCTAGGAAATCATGTTGATACTGCCTCGTCCATGCAGCATGCTGCTGAAGGATGCTCTTCTCATGG GTGTGAGGACCCCAACCACGTTTCTTCATCTTGCTGCAATTTCGATGAAAAATGTACTTCATGTTCTACAACGGAGATGAGCTGCCAATCTAATGGCAATGGTGGCGAGATTCCGCAGTCATGTAATAGTGGGGGTACTTCATACCTGGAGAAGAGTTACTCTGCGTATGGTACACCTGCTTTTGTGAGTGGTTGGATGTATGTTAATGAACAAGGGCAAATGTGTGGTCCTTATATTAAGGAACAGTTATATGAGGGTTTATCTACTGGTTTCTTGCCTGATGAGCTTCATGTGTATCCTGTGGTAAATGGGGCATTGATAAACTCTGTACCGTTGAAGTATTTCAAGCAGTTTCCTGACCATATCGCCACTGGTTTTGCGTATCTGAGCTTGGGCATCCCAAGCACAACCACTCCAATGAATTGTATTACCTCTGGCCCTACTGTTTATTCGGAGTTGCAGTCAGTTTTCCAATTACCTGCCAACAGCAGTTATAACTCAAATCAGTCAAATCAGCTGACGTTAAACCTTGATGCAGTTAATTCTACATATCAGCTACCG TCAGGAGATGAATCTTGTTGGTTGTATGCGGACGATGAGGGGAGGAAACATGGACCACATTCTCTTTTAGAACTACATTCTTGGCATCGCTATGGATATCTCCCAGACTCATTAATG ATTTATCATATGGAAAATAAGTTTAAACCCTTAAGGTTGCTATCTATTATGAACACATGGAATACTGGTGGCTATAATATTGGCTCCACATCTGTTTCCGAAAGCAACGAGACTGGCTCTTTGCAATGCTTCATTTCTGAAATTTCTGAAGGAGTATCTTCCCAACTGCACTCAAGCATTATGAAAGCAGCTCGTAGAGTTGTGTTAGACGAAATCATCAGCAATATTATTGGAGAGTTTGTTACTACAAGGAAAGCTGAAAGAAGACTGAAGCATGAATCAGTTAATCATGCTGCCCAAAGTTTCCCTTTGAAAAGCGCAACG TCTGAAATTTCTGGGGAAAGGAAGGATTGCGCTGCCTTTGCATGTGACGCTGCGGTCTCCACTACTATTGCTGACCAGACATGTATTAGTAAAATTTCAGCACAACCTCTCGCAAAAACTAGATCTGTTGGGAGCGTTGAAAATTTTTGGGGTTCTTACGCTGTTGTTTGTGGAATGCTCTTTGATTATTGCATGGAAGTCATGTGGAATGCTGTGTTTTATGATACTGTAGCAGAACACTCCTCTGCCTGGAGAAAGAGAAAACTTTGGTCAGGCTATCCGAAATTTAAGATACCTGGTGGTGAACTTGGGGATTGTGGAGAGAAGTCCGAAAGACTACCTGATGAAAAG TTGCTGCCCTGGAAAGAATCTGCTTGTGATGTTGATTGCCCTCCTGGTTTTGAAGTGGTGGCAATGGTTACAGATGATCATGCCCAGTCATCATCTACCATGTCCTCATTGGCTCTTGTGGGGGGAAATTCATTGGCAGAGAATAACCTGCTATACACTGACCATATGAATGCAAACATGACATCTGTTTTAGAATGTGTAGAACGTGAGCTTCATTTTTCTGCGAAGGAATCTTTGGAGGAGTATCTTGAAAGTCTTGTTGAGGAGGAATTGAGGAAATACTTCAACCCTGTTGAGAATGACAATCTGAATGAG AATGATGTTGCTTCTCCTATTCAGTGCCCTCGTCCAAGCGACTATGATTCTTCACACATGGGTGATGAACTAAGAACTAGTGCAAATGAAACATCTGGCAATGATCCATCACAGGCAGCTAAACCCATGAATCAGTGTTTGTCTGAAAGTTGTATGTCTAATTTGTTGGCTAGTGTGTTTAAGGATTTGTGCACGGACATTGACAATATAGTTGATTATGAAGAAATGAACGAGCCACCAACCCCCGGATTTGAAGATAATCCAAAGATTCCTGCTCCATTGACTATTCATAAGTTTCGACCCTCAAGGTCAGATGAGTTTACCCCTATGATTGGAGATTATGTTGCAATGGCACTGTGCCGGCAGAAGTTGCATGGTGACGTTCTTAGAGAATGGAAATCCTTGTTCCTTGATGTTTGTCTTCATCAGTTTATTACATCGTGGCGTGCTTCAAAGAAACCCTATGAACCTGATGCCAATGAG GAAAGAGAATTTAATGCAAGTAAAGAACGTTCTGGAAATCCTCCTACTTTAGTTGGCAAGCACATTCATGAAGCAGGTACTCTGAATGTATCCCAGGCGATTGGTAACTATACATATTACCGCAAGAAAAAGTTGTCGAAGAAAAAATTGGGATCTGCTTCTTTCTGTCTGACTCCAACTAATATTGGAACAAGTAATCAATCTGTGGAAAAGTCTAGGAAACATGCTGCTGGTGATGTATCTAAGACTCTGGAAGTTCAAACTGCTGCCATTAGTACTAAAAGACTGGTACCAAATAAAAGACGGACGAAGTCAGTCCTTGTTAATGGTAGTTTGCCCAGTGATCGGTCATCGACCAAGAATGCAGGTAGCCAGAAAGAACTGAAGGTTGCTCATACAATTCAGA ATAACAAGGTCTCGAGAGATGCTGCTGTTAAACCTAGCAGGGATAGAGCTTCGTCCTTATCTAAGAATCATAATGATATTGAGAAGGTCGTTGAGAGCAACATCCATGATGTTGCAATTCGAAAAGAATGTAATG CAACTAAAgtgttaaatataaaaagaaagcatataaCAGACAATGCGCCATCGTCACGTCCAACTAAGGTTTCAAAAGTAGCTGATGGTCCTTCCAAACAAGCAGCATGTGGAAAGTTTGCTGTGAAAAAGACGAAGTCCGCTAAATCAAGGGCACTAAAGACCTACCCTAGATCTGATGGTTGTGCTCGGTCATCAATCAATGGCTGGGAATGGCATAGATGGTCCCTGAGTGCAAGCCCTGCTGAAAGAGCTCGAGCGAGAGGTGTTCAGTTTATTCATTCCAAGTATTTTGGTTCTGAGATAAATGCTTCTCAGTGGTCAAATGTCAAGGGTCTTTCGGCAAGAACAAACAGGGTGAAGGTTCGCAATCTTCTCGCTGCTGTGGAGGGTGCTGACCTTTTGAAAGCTACTCAATTAAAG GCAAGGAAGAAGCGCCTACGTTTCCAACGGAGCAATATACATGATTGGGGTCTTGTTGCTCTAGAGCCAATTGAGGCAGATGACTTTGTCATTGAATATGTTGGAGAGCTAATTCGTCCCAGG ATATCTGATATACGGGAACGCCATTACGAGAAGATGGGAATTGGCAGCAGTTATCTTTTTAGACTTGACGATGGCTATGTG GTCGATGCTACAAAGCGTGGCGGAATTGCtagatttataaaccattcATGTGAG CCTAACTGCTACACCAAGGTTATAACTGTTGAAGGACAAAAAAAGATCTTCATTTATGCAAAACGGCATATAGCTGCTGGTGAAGAAATTACTTACAATTACAAGTTTCCTTTGGAGGAGAAAAAGATCCCCTGCCACTGCGGTTCTAGGAA GTGTCGTGGATCATTGAATTAA